Proteins encoded within one genomic window of Anaerolineales bacterium:
- a CDS encoding YdcF family protein, which yields MKKIRLSGPWLFFLLGGATLAGLPWIYIRLKTQPRIFRSPQDAPSAPVAIVFGAGLYRDGTPLPVLADRVAAAVDLYKSGKVGKLLLTGDNRFPEYNEPEAMRQYAISLGVPEADLVRDFAGRRTYDSCYRARFVFNVRQAILVSQDFHLPRALYLCDNLGIDAVGVAADRYEYRTTSLLLWNLREWAACAAAIVDAQVTHPQPVLGPLEPLIPDSPLSLHTPAAPASPASRGPARGQSPEDGDGG from the coding sequence AGCAACCCTTGCCGGCTTGCCGTGGATCTATATCCGGTTGAAAACTCAACCGCGGATCTTCCGGAGTCCGCAGGACGCACCCTCCGCTCCGGTGGCGATCGTCTTCGGCGCCGGCCTGTACCGCGACGGGACTCCGTTGCCGGTCCTGGCCGACCGGGTGGCCGCGGCGGTCGATTTGTATAAATCCGGTAAGGTCGGCAAACTCCTCCTGACCGGCGACAACCGCTTCCCGGAATACAACGAACCCGAGGCGATGCGCCAATACGCCATCTCGCTCGGCGTGCCGGAAGCCGATCTGGTCCGGGATTTTGCGGGCCGGCGCACCTACGACAGCTGTTACCGGGCCCGGTTCGTCTTCAACGTCCGGCAGGCGATCCTCGTCTCCCAGGATTTCCACCTGCCCCGGGCGCTATACCTCTGCGACAACCTGGGAATCGACGCCGTCGGCGTTGCGGCCGATCGGTACGAGTACCGGACCACGTCGCTCCTGCTGTGGAACCTGCGCGAATGGGCGGCCTGCGCCGCGGCGATCGTAGATGCGCAGGTCACGCACCCCCAGCCCGTCCTCGGGCCGCTTGAGCCCCTCATTCCTGACTCCCCCCTTTCCCTGCATACCCCCGCTGCCCCCGCTTCCCCCGCTTCGCGAGGGCCGGCGCGAGGGCAGTCGCCGGAAGATGGGGACGGAGGGTGA
- a CDS encoding isoprenylcysteine carboxylmethyltransferase family protein, whose amino-acid sequence MKRFPVNATAVFGILLAVGFCFWLDTRLSFRLPAVSGWISWGIVLTGIILLALAETAFLAWGGATGAPADPTKRLVVFGIYRWVRNPIYLGGALVLLGVALARRSPTLLSAAALFSISIHFTVVRSEERRLEADFGQDYLENKRRVPRWIPRVPRKK is encoded by the coding sequence ATGAAACGATTCCCTGTAAACGCAACCGCCGTTTTCGGCATTCTGCTTGCCGTCGGTTTTTGCTTCTGGCTCGATACCCGCCTGTCCTTTCGTCTGCCGGCCGTCTCAGGCTGGATTTCATGGGGCATTGTGTTGACGGGCATAATCCTGCTGGCTTTGGCGGAAACCGCGTTTCTGGCTTGGGGCGGCGCGACCGGCGCTCCCGCCGACCCGACCAAGCGCTTGGTCGTTTTCGGGATCTACCGCTGGGTCAGGAATCCGATCTATCTGGGCGGGGCGCTGGTTCTGCTGGGGGTTGCGCTGGCGCGGCGGTCACCGACCCTGCTGTCGGCGGCAGCTCTGTTCTCGATCTCGATTCACTTCACCGTCGTCCGCAGCGAGGAACGCAGACTCGAAGCCGATTTCGGCCAAGACTATTTGGAGAACAAACGTCGCGTGCCCCGTTGGATTCCCCGCGTGCCGCGGAAGAAATAA
- a CDS encoding HDIG domain-containing protein, with the protein MNRSEALSIVREFIKNENLFRHMLAVEAAMRFYARKFGEDEELWGAAGLLHDFDWEIHPDLERHPMAGAPILRQRGVPEEIIHAVLSHADHTGVARENRMERALFACDELTGLITAVALVRPSRSLLDLTAKSVKKKWKDRAFAAGANREEIERGTAEFGVELWEHVENVIQAMRPIAAELGLQGNAAPAA; encoded by the coding sequence ATGAACCGCTCCGAAGCCCTCTCCATCGTGCGCGAATTTATCAAAAACGAAAATCTCTTTCGCCACATGCTGGCCGTCGAGGCAGCGATGCGGTTTTATGCGAGGAAATTCGGCGAAGACGAAGAATTATGGGGGGCCGCCGGATTGCTGCACGATTTCGATTGGGAGATCCATCCGGACCTGGAACGCCACCCCATGGCGGGGGCGCCGATCCTGCGCCAGCGGGGCGTACCGGAGGAAATCATCCACGCCGTGCTTTCCCACGCTGACCACACCGGCGTGGCGCGGGAGAACCGCATGGAAAGAGCGCTTTTCGCCTGCGACGAATTGACCGGCCTGATCACCGCCGTGGCCCTGGTCCGGCCCTCGCGCTCGCTCCTGGACTTAACCGCCAAATCGGTGAAGAAAAAATGGAAGGACCGGGCCTTCGCCGCCGGAGCCAACCGCGAGGAGATCGAGCGCGGGACCGCCGAATTCGGCGTGGAACTTTGGGAGCACGTCGAGAACGTCATCCAAGCCATGCGCCCCATCGCCGCCGAGCTCGGATTGCAGGGGAACGCCGCCCCTGCAGCGTAG